The Blautia hydrogenotrophica DSM 10507 genome window below encodes:
- a CDS encoding Fic family protein has protein sequence MRYLSVAETAKKWDISERSVRNYCAHGRVPGAFLTGKTWNVPEDATKPLRANQKKNKPKTLLSILREEKKSKYSGGIYHKTQIDLTYNSNHMEGGRLTHDQTRYIFETNTIGVENETLNVDDVIETANHFCCIDMIIDNAKSTLSEKFIKELHLILKSGTSDSRLEWFAVGDYRKRPNEVGGVPTAMPEDVADEMKKLLIEYNGKDTKTFEDILDFHVKFEKIHPFQDGNGRVGRLIMFEECLKYNIVPFIIDDNLKLFYYRGLKEWSNEKGYLTDTCLTAQDKYKAYLDYFRIEYDK, from the coding sequence ATGCGATACCTTTCTGTTGCAGAGACAGCAAAAAAATGGGATATATCGGAGAGAAGTGTTCGTAATTACTGTGCGCATGGACGTGTTCCGGGGGCGTTTCTTACCGGAAAGACCTGGAATGTACCGGAAGATGCAACCAAGCCTTTACGAGCAAATCAGAAGAAGAATAAGCCAAAAACGTTGCTTTCCATTCTTCGGGAAGAGAAGAAAAGTAAATATTCCGGGGGGATTTATCATAAGACACAGATTGATTTAACCTACAATTCCAATCATATGGAAGGCGGCCGGTTGACTCACGATCAGACAAGATATATTTTTGAGACAAATACCATCGGTGTAGAAAATGAAACATTGAATGTGGATGATGTGATTGAAACAGCCAACCATTTTTGCTGTATTGATATGATTATTGATAATGCAAAATCCACACTGTCTGAGAAGTTCATCAAAGAGTTGCATTTGATTTTGAAATCCGGAACCAGTGATTCACGCTTGGAATGGTTTGCAGTTGGGGATTATAGGAAAAGGCCAAATGAAGTTGGCGGTGTGCCGACAGCAATGCCGGAAGATGTTGCAGACGAGATGAAAAAACTGCTGATAGAATACAATGGGAAAGATACAAAGACTTTCGAGGATATTCTGGACTTCCATGTTAAATTTGAAAAGATACACCCGTTCCAGGACGGCAACGGTCGTGTGGGCAGACTAATTATGTTTGAAGAATGCCTAAAATATAATATTGTCCCGTTTATTATTGATGATAATTTGAAATTGTTCTATTATCGTGGGTTAAAAGAGTGGAGTAACGAAAAAGGATATCTGACCGATACTTGTCTGACAGCACAGGATAAATATAAGGCATATCTTGATTATTTCAGGATTGAGTATGATAAGTAG
- a CDS encoding HsdM family class I SAM-dependent methyltransferase produces the protein MINIRKLEAELWESADLLRAGSKLTSNQYCMPVLGLIFLRYAYSRYKMVETEILKNRPSRGGRVMPLEASDFAAKSALYLPKEAQYDYLLNLPDDIASAAILNKDGHTMNSLGEVVNNAMQLIEEQSEQLTGVLPKSYTDFSDEILSELLRIFNNSALDEVGGDIIGRIYEYFLNKFAKNIASDDGVFFTPKSLVKMIVNIIEPKSGILLDPACGSGGMFIQSGDFVNHSGMNANNTMTFYGQEKVEYNAQLCLMNMAVHGLTGVIKSGDEANSFYYDAHNLNGCCDYVMANPPFNVDKVKAESAESAGRLPFGTPAVNKNKEISNGNYLWISYFYSYLNENGRAGFVMASSATDSQGKDKDIREKLVKTGHVDVMVSVGNNFFYTKSLPCSLWFFDKGKSEETKDKVLFIDARNYYTVVDRTLNEWSEWQLKNLNAIVWLYRGEIEKYHQLIAEYKNVLGKAISFEESLHLLKEELKDLQKRAKIEMKAAGRNDKKRVQVYYDELIAAKNEEIIVAKEAIWLYEKFGEGVYTDILGLCKAATIADIEEKGWSLTPGAYVGVAPLEDDGVNFEERMAEIHRELLSLQAESNDLMDIISKNMKEMGV, from the coding sequence ATGATAAACATTCGCAAATTAGAAGCAGAATTATGGGAATCGGCAGACTTGCTGCGTGCAGGCTCAAAGCTGACCTCTAATCAGTACTGTATGCCGGTGCTTGGTTTGATTTTTCTGCGTTATGCGTATAGCAGATATAAAATGGTGGAAACGGAGATTTTGAAAAATCGTCCTTCTCGTGGCGGGCGTGTAATGCCTCTGGAAGCAAGTGACTTTGCAGCGAAAAGTGCACTCTATCTTCCGAAAGAGGCACAGTATGATTATTTGCTGAATCTTCCGGATGATATTGCATCTGCAGCTATTTTGAACAAAGATGGTCACACAATGAACAGTCTGGGTGAAGTTGTTAATAATGCGATGCAGTTGATTGAAGAACAAAGTGAGCAGCTCACCGGTGTCCTTCCGAAAAGTTATACAGATTTTTCTGATGAAATACTGTCAGAGCTTCTTCGTATATTCAATAACAGCGCATTGGACGAAGTGGGCGGCGATATTATCGGCCGTATCTATGAATATTTCCTGAATAAGTTTGCAAAGAATATTGCTTCTGATGACGGTGTGTTCTTTACTCCAAAGTCATTGGTAAAAATGATCGTAAATATTATCGAGCCAAAGAGCGGTATTTTGCTGGATCCTGCTTGTGGTTCAGGTGGTATGTTTATTCAGTCCGGCGATTTTGTAAATCATTCCGGTATGAATGCCAATAATACTATGACGTTCTATGGACAGGAAAAGGTGGAGTACAACGCTCAGCTTTGTTTGATGAATATGGCTGTACACGGCCTCACCGGTGTAATCAAATCCGGCGATGAGGCAAACAGTTTTTATTATGATGCACATAATCTGAACGGTTGCTGTGATTATGTAATGGCAAATCCGCCGTTTAATGTCGATAAAGTAAAAGCGGAGTCGGCTGAAAGTGCAGGCCGTCTCCCATTCGGCACGCCAGCGGTTAATAAAAACAAAGAAATCAGCAATGGTAACTATCTGTGGATTTCCTATTTCTACTCATATCTTAATGAAAACGGTCGTGCAGGCTTTGTTATGGCGTCCTCAGCTACGGACAGCCAGGGCAAAGACAAGGATATCCGTGAAAAACTGGTAAAAACGGGCCATGTGGACGTAATGGTAAGCGTGGGAAATAACTTCTTTTACACAAAATCCCTGCCTTGCTCTCTATGGTTCTTTGACAAAGGAAAATCAGAAGAAACAAAGGACAAAGTGCTGTTTATTGATGCAAGAAACTATTATACAGTGGTAGACCGTACATTGAACGAATGGTCTGAATGGCAGCTGAAAAATCTGAATGCTATTGTATGGCTGTATCGTGGCGAGATTGAAAAATATCATCAGCTTATTGCCGAATATAAAAATGTACTTGGAAAGGCTATATCTTTTGAAGAATCGCTTCACCTTTTGAAAGAAGAACTGAAAGATTTACAGAAGCGGGCAAAAATCGAAATGAAAGCCGCTGGAAGAAATGATAAAAAACGAGTGCAGGTATATTATGACGAACTGATAGCAGCTAAAAATGAAGAAATCATTGTTGCAAAAGAGGCAATATGGCTCTATGAAAAATTCGGAGAAGGTGTGTATACAGATATACTTGGTCTGTGCAAAGCTGCAACTATTGCTGATATTGAAGAAAAAGGCTGGTCTCTGACACCGGGGGCGTATGTAGGTGTAGCACCTTTGGAAGATGACGGCGTAAATTTTGAAGAACGAATGGCAGAAATACATCGTGAACTTTTGTCGTTGCAGGCAGAATCCAATGATTTAATGGATATCATCTCTAAGAATATGAAGGAGATGGGGGTATGA
- a CDS encoding restriction endonuclease subunit S: MSWEKVKLGDVSESCLGKMLDKRKNKGFYKPYLANVNVRWGAFDLENLQEMRFEDDEDERYGIKYGDLIICEGGEPGRCAIWKEELPNMKIQKALHRVRVKEEMDCRYVYYWFLLAGKQGALKQYYTGATIMHMPEQKLKEVIIDKPPLDVQRKIGNYLESFDNLIENNQKQIKLLEEAAQRLYKEWFVDLRFPGYEDTPIVDGVPEGWAMMPLSSVFEYVRGKSYTSKELVEEGGVVMINLKNIRAFGGYNRNAEKRYEGKFKENQELFAGDIVMGVTDMTKERRLVGHVAIVPDLDETMTFSMDLVKLVPLCVKKSFLYSTMFYGGYSKRISPLANGVNVLHLKPETMMNMEMLVPTEEIMEQYDILFDIYQKKIETLQKQCDIATEARERLLPKLMSGEIEV, from the coding sequence ATGAGTTGGGAAAAGGTGAAATTAGGGGATGTGTCTGAATCATGTTTGGGGAAAATGTTGGATAAAAGAAAGAATAAAGGATTCTATAAACCATATCTTGCTAATGTTAATGTGCGTTGGGGAGCTTTTGATTTGGAGAATCTGCAAGAAATGAGATTTGAAGATGATGAAGACGAAAGATATGGGATTAAATATGGTGATTTGATTATATGTGAAGGTGGAGAGCCTGGAAGATGTGCAATTTGGAAAGAAGAACTTCCAAATATGAAAATTCAAAAAGCTCTGCATCGAGTAAGAGTGAAAGAAGAAATGGATTGTAGATATGTCTATTATTGGTTCCTTTTAGCTGGTAAGCAAGGTGCACTCAAGCAATATTATACAGGTGCAACGATAATGCATATGCCAGAGCAAAAACTTAAAGAAGTTATAATAGATAAACCACCATTGGATGTTCAAAGAAAAATTGGCAATTACCTTGAATCTTTTGATAATTTGATTGAAAACAACCAAAAACAAATTAAGCTTCTCGAAGAAGCGGCACAGCGTTTGTATAAAGAATGGTTTGTGGATTTGCGTTTCCCTGGGTATGAAGACACTCCTATTGTAGACGGCGTGCCAGAGGGATGGGCAATGATGCCATTATCAAGTGTCTTTGAATATGTGCGTGGTAAATCATACACTTCAAAAGAGTTGGTTGAAGAAGGTGGAGTTGTAATGATTAACTTGAAAAACATTAGGGCGTTTGGCGGTTATAATCGAAATGCAGAAAAACGATACGAAGGTAAATTCAAAGAGAACCAAGAACTGTTTGCTGGAGATATTGTTATGGGTGTTACTGACATGACCAAAGAAAGAAGATTGGTGGGGCATGTAGCAATTGTGCCAGATTTAGATGAAACAATGACTTTTTCAATGGATTTAGTTAAATTAGTACCATTATGTGTTAAGAAAAGTTTTTTGTATTCAACTATGTTTTATGGTGGCTATAGCAAAAGAATCTCGCCTTTGGCTAATGGTGTAAATGTATTGCATTTAAAACCGGAAACTATGATGAATATGGAAATGTTAGTTCCAACTGAAGAAATAATGGAACAGTATGATATTTTATTTGATATCTATCAAAAAAAAATTGAAACATTACAAAAGCAATGTGATATTGCGACGGAAGCTCGTGAGCGCTTATTACCAAAACTTATGAGCGGAGAAATTGAGGTGTAA